One region of Novipirellula artificiosorum genomic DNA includes:
- a CDS encoding SdrD B-like domain-containing protein: protein MLPERLEPRQLLAADPIRVGVVYIETDYLESDLDVGGDSRGDRFILSFTGGAPDTQLTELRIRTDKDNDGISVGDSIFDTKLGGRGKSGAHDFKVVRVQAADNANVTVDALVDDGGQALVLRLSGFRSGDRLEFSIDVDEVLRNSADLDVFNSRLDVITSGQEFQDSILEATFEAPHYESSAADAVFLNDYGDPAASQGLNLPPDDGPAVDSRPNRSAAAVATTSQIPKPISISGQVWLDNNLDKIHDANEMNLPGVEIALWKWNGEADLYEDTGLRTVTDVQGNYTFSRSLGLSPGRYRIIESQPDGLYSVAAIPGTVDGVASGQAESMDSIGDIDVALGDTDAVRYDFAEAEPASLSGYVYRDDSNDGRRDAGEPGIEGVRVQLVPINTLAPQPAVTLRTAADGSYKFVGLVPGTYEVIQLDQPENLNDGLDRAGTINGRVVGIAENPGDAIRNILLTGADDGIEYNFGETAFGSLSGSVFLVAPSEECDGAYDAPGNQPLVDVRVELRDASGVMIATTKTDSAGNYSFAETPIGKYQIIEFTPSGLLDGDSHVGQIDGAKSGEAVSGGLIQEITMTAAGVGVEYNFCETSPATLSGYVYHDRSDDGARDEDEDGIPATTVSLVDSDGNVIVTTKTDARGRYEFVNIVPGIYRLVETQPTNYFDGKDSIGTVRGERVGRLGDESDSLVFIDLKQGDNGIEYNFGELVGASLSGRVHVDLDSDSQYDPGEPLLANVAIRLLDSSGNEIATTRTSNEGTYQFTNLRPGEYRVAEGLVDGYFEGNARVGSEGGTVIPPNQIRDIVLGSADVAIDYDFFERPPAEIRGVVFNDRDLDGLQDKDDAGIGNVIMVLYDEGDNRIASTRTDAMGQYRFSQLPAGTYTVRETQPAGWLQGGQSVGSHGGDASNPDMITTIPVGWGDQLTEYDFFEIEPGSISGVVYVDNNADSQLSPSEPPIAEVTIQLRDSSGKTIAETKTDTQGNYRFDELAPGVYQIFEQQPDGYFQGGQTVGTGGGEVLDRDLLGMTLKAGRDETQYNFGELPPGSISGVVYVDSNNDSQLGPSEPRIVGVTIQLRDSGGNSIAETKTDTQGNYRFDKLASGTYQVFEQQPDGYFQGGQTVGTGGGEVLDRDLLGMTLKAGSDETQYNFGELPPGSISGVVYVDSNGDCNCASDERPLHGVVVELRDDDGKQISLTTTDAEGRYRFGNLPPGRYHILEEQPEGYFQGSQKVGSGGGEVVDIDHLALNLLAGNDVVDYDFCEREPSSIAGSVWQETDLDKTFNSGDLPIPDVLIELLNENDAVLEQTRTDARGDYLFSNLAPGVYSIREIQPTGFFQGGQIVGSVGGQIAADDLLIGIVLTSGTDAIDYNFPEVPPATISGYVFQDGVAISLSKPPRPESLRDYRDGVFSEDDTLIGNVTLQLRNVLGQPFTSDRALPGFYADGDIRVTTDENGYYEFTGLRPGTYHVYQVQPENFIDGLETPGSTGGLAVNKADMVEDADRIVIQTLALSEATDPKDDAILNIALSAGGVSRNNNFSEITISEPQIPRLIETTKEDLQVLAPIETFESADRVVSFGEFESIRPPMLADDEWAVSWHLSIINGGFPRGSEPNDGLFRAVSTQAMQVNWTEGEHTTGRWIIVNSEGRLMEVSDRMTMGDDDALALTGDFDGNGTDESVLFVGGNWFVDLNGNGRWDKGDLWIKLGTELDKPVVGDWDGDGKDDIAIFGRSWQRDQQRIKRDPGLPDPENTRRRQLSAEDLMRHVEDRGEDRERFLRRGNQGSLRADAVDHVFQFGELVDTPLAGDWNGDGIDQIAVFRGGHWLLDTDGDGRWTQQDARAEFGRPGDEPIVGDFNGDGIDEIGVVRGEMWIIDTDGDRKITGNDTHIRIPRTRENSQPVVGDWDGDGKDELGYYDDAA from the coding sequence ATGCTGCCCGAGCGTTTGGAGCCGCGTCAACTTCTTGCTGCCGATCCCATTCGCGTCGGCGTGGTCTATATCGAGACCGATTATCTGGAGTCCGACCTCGATGTCGGAGGCGACTCGCGAGGCGACCGCTTTATCTTGTCGTTCACCGGCGGCGCTCCCGATACGCAGCTTACCGAACTCCGCATTCGCACCGATAAGGACAATGATGGCATCAGCGTCGGGGACTCGATCTTCGATACCAAACTTGGTGGTCGAGGAAAAAGTGGAGCACACGACTTCAAGGTCGTTCGTGTCCAAGCCGCAGACAATGCAAACGTAACGGTCGATGCATTGGTTGATGATGGTGGCCAGGCGTTAGTACTACGATTATCTGGCTTTCGGTCGGGCGACCGCTTGGAATTCTCAATCGACGTTGACGAAGTCCTTCGTAATTCGGCAGATCTTGATGTTTTTAATAGTCGGCTAGACGTCATCACGTCTGGGCAAGAGTTCCAAGATTCAATCCTTGAGGCAACCTTCGAAGCACCTCACTACGAATCCAGTGCTGCGGATGCAGTCTTCTTGAACGACTACGGCGATCCCGCAGCCTCGCAGGGTCTGAACCTGCCGCCTGATGATGGCCCGGCGGTCGATAGTCGCCCCAACCGCTCGGCTGCAGCGGTCGCGACGACAAGCCAGATTCCCAAGCCAATCTCGATCTCAGGGCAAGTTTGGTTGGACAACAATTTGGACAAAATCCATGATGCCAACGAGATGAATCTGCCCGGTGTCGAAATCGCCCTTTGGAAATGGAACGGTGAAGCGGACCTTTACGAAGACACCGGACTGCGAACTGTCACCGACGTGCAAGGCAACTATACGTTTTCCCGATCACTAGGACTTTCACCGGGACGTTATCGAATCATTGAATCTCAGCCAGATGGGTTGTATAGCGTCGCCGCGATACCGGGGACTGTCGATGGCGTTGCCAGTGGTCAAGCAGAATCGATGGATAGCATTGGCGACATTGACGTTGCTCTGGGCGACACCGACGCGGTGCGATATGACTTTGCCGAAGCCGAACCAGCATCGTTGTCCGGTTACGTCTATCGCGACGACAGCAATGATGGTCGTCGAGACGCTGGCGAGCCTGGAATCGAAGGTGTCCGTGTTCAATTGGTGCCGATCAATACCCTCGCACCGCAACCGGCGGTCACATTAAGGACCGCTGCTGACGGTTCGTACAAATTTGTCGGTCTTGTTCCAGGAACTTATGAAGTCATCCAGCTTGATCAGCCAGAGAACTTGAACGACGGGCTTGATCGTGCAGGGACCATCAACGGTCGTGTCGTTGGAATCGCAGAGAACCCAGGCGATGCGATTCGCAATATCTTACTTACTGGAGCCGACGACGGTATCGAATACAACTTTGGCGAGACGGCTTTCGGCTCCCTATCGGGTTCCGTCTTTCTCGTTGCACCCAGCGAAGAATGCGATGGGGCGTATGATGCACCCGGCAATCAACCGCTGGTCGATGTTCGTGTTGAGTTGCGTGATGCGTCCGGGGTGATGATCGCGACGACGAAAACCGATTCGGCAGGAAACTACTCGTTCGCAGAGACTCCGATTGGCAAGTACCAGATCATCGAGTTCACGCCCTCTGGATTGTTGGATGGAGATTCCCACGTCGGCCAAATCGACGGTGCGAAATCGGGTGAAGCAGTCAGCGGTGGTCTGATCCAAGAAATTACGATGACAGCCGCAGGCGTCGGAGTCGAGTACAACTTTTGCGAAACTTCGCCCGCGACGCTCAGTGGCTACGTCTACCATGATCGATCGGATGACGGGGCACGAGATGAAGACGAAGACGGGATTCCAGCAACGACGGTTTCACTTGTCGATAGCGATGGAAATGTAATTGTAACCACTAAAACGGATGCGCGTGGTCGTTATGAGTTTGTCAATATCGTGCCGGGTATCTACCGTCTTGTTGAAACGCAACCAACGAATTATTTCGACGGAAAAGATTCGATTGGTACTGTTCGAGGGGAACGGGTTGGCCGACTTGGGGACGAATCCGATTCACTGGTCTTCATCGATTTGAAACAAGGCGACAACGGTATCGAGTACAACTTTGGCGAGCTTGTCGGTGCGTCATTATCGGGTCGCGTGCACGTCGACTTGGACAGTGACTCGCAGTACGATCCTGGCGAACCACTGCTAGCGAACGTCGCGATTCGATTGCTTGACAGCAGCGGTAACGAGATTGCGACGACGAGGACTTCCAACGAGGGAACCTATCAGTTTACGAACCTCCGGCCCGGTGAGTATAGGGTTGCCGAAGGATTGGTTGACGGCTATTTCGAGGGCAATGCCAGAGTTGGATCGGAGGGCGGCACAGTAATACCACCAAACCAAATTCGTGATATTGTGCTCGGCTCTGCGGACGTGGCGATTGACTATGACTTCTTTGAGCGACCGCCGGCTGAGATTCGTGGAGTTGTGTTCAATGACCGTGATCTCGATGGGTTGCAAGACAAAGACGATGCCGGTATCGGCAATGTCATCATGGTACTCTACGACGAAGGTGATAACCGAATCGCTTCGACGCGAACTGATGCAATGGGACAATATCGATTCAGCCAATTGCCAGCGGGCACTTACACAGTGCGAGAAACTCAGCCTGCGGGATGGCTGCAGGGTGGACAATCTGTGGGCAGTCACGGAGGTGATGCGTCTAATCCTGACATGATCACAACGATCCCCGTCGGTTGGGGCGATCAATTGACGGAGTACGACTTTTTCGAGATTGAACCGGGATCGATTAGCGGCGTCGTCTATGTCGACAACAACGCTGATTCTCAACTTAGCCCCAGTGAGCCACCGATTGCTGAAGTCACGATTCAGTTGCGAGACAGTAGTGGCAAGACAATTGCGGAGACAAAGACGGATACTCAGGGGAATTATCGCTTTGACGAACTTGCGCCTGGTGTGTATCAGATTTTCGAGCAGCAACCCGACGGATATTTTCAAGGCGGTCAAACGGTTGGCACGGGCGGCGGCGAAGTGCTCGATCGTGACTTGCTCGGAATGACACTCAAAGCAGGACGCGATGAAACGCAATACAACTTTGGTGAACTGCCACCGGGATCGATTAGCGGCGTCGTCTATGTCGACAGCAACAATGATTCTCAACTCGGCCCCAGTGAGCCACGAATCGTTGGCGTCACGATTCAGTTGCGAGATAGTGGCGGCAATTCGATTGCGGAGACGAAGACGGATACTCAGGGGAATTATCGCTTTGACAAACTTGCGTCTGGCACGTATCAGGTTTTCGAGCAGCAACCGGACGGCTATTTCCAAGGTGGTCAAACGGTTGGTACGGGCGGCGGCGAAGTGCTTGATCGTGACTTGCTAGGGATGACACTCAAAGCAGGAAGTGATGAGACGCAGTACAACTTTGGTGAACTGCCGCCGGGATCGATTAGCGGCGTCGTCTACGTCGACTCCAATGGTGACTGTAATTGTGCCTCAGACGAGAGACCGCTTCACGGCGTGGTCGTTGAACTGCGTGATGACGACGGTAAACAAATCTCTCTAACGACAACGGATGCAGAGGGCAGATACCGATTCGGAAACCTGCCTCCGGGCCGTTATCACATTCTCGAAGAGCAACCTGAAGGGTACTTTCAGGGCTCTCAGAAAGTCGGCAGTGGCGGAGGAGAAGTCGTTGACATCGATCACCTCGCGCTCAACTTGCTTGCTGGCAATGATGTGGTCGACTATGACTTTTGTGAACGAGAGCCCTCGTCGATCGCCGGTTCCGTCTGGCAAGAAACCGATCTGGACAAAACCTTCAATTCAGGCGATCTGCCGATTCCCGATGTACTGATCGAGCTATTGAACGAAAACGATGCCGTCCTCGAACAAACTCGCACCGATGCGCGTGGGGATTACCTGTTTTCTAACCTTGCTCCTGGCGTCTATTCGATTCGAGAGATTCAGCCCACTGGATTCTTTCAAGGAGGTCAGATTGTTGGTTCAGTTGGTGGGCAGATCGCTGCCGATGACTTGCTGATCGGAATCGTGCTGACCAGTGGGACGGATGCGATCGATTACAATTTCCCTGAAGTTCCACCGGCGACGATATCTGGATATGTGTTCCAAGATGGTGTTGCAATCTCGCTTTCCAAGCCACCGCGACCCGAGAGTTTGCGTGATTATCGAGACGGGGTCTTCTCTGAAGATGATACGCTGATTGGCAATGTCACACTCCAACTTCGCAACGTCCTTGGACAACCTTTCACGTCGGATCGCGCGTTACCGGGATTCTACGCAGACGGAGATATCCGCGTCACGACCGATGAGAACGGCTACTACGAGTTCACAGGTTTGCGTCCCGGCACTTACCATGTTTACCAAGTCCAACCTGAAAATTTCATTGATGGTCTTGAGACTCCTGGTTCGACCGGTGGATTGGCCGTGAACAAGGCTGACATGGTGGAGGATGCGGATCGAATTGTGATTCAAACCCTTGCACTCAGTGAAGCAACTGATCCGAAGGACGATGCAATACTCAATATCGCACTTAGCGCGGGCGGCGTTAGTCGAAACAACAACTTTAGCGAGATTACAATCTCAGAGCCACAGATCCCTCGACTGATTGAGACTACCAAAGAAGACCTTCAGGTACTCGCACCGATTGAGACTTTTGAAAGTGCCGATCGAGTGGTCTCTTTCGGCGAATTCGAATCGATACGCCCGCCGATGCTTGCAGACGATGAGTGGGCTGTTTCGTGGCACTTGAGTATTATCAACGGTGGCTTTCCTCGCGGCAGCGAACCGAATGATGGATTGTTTCGAGCGGTGAGCACTCAAGCGATGCAAGTGAATTGGACCGAGGGCGAGCACACTACTGGCCGTTGGATTATCGTCAACTCGGAAGGCCGTTTGATGGAAGTTTCCGATCGGATGACGATGGGTGATGACGATGCACTTGCTCTAACAGGTGACTTCGACGGCAACGGTACTGATGAATCCGTACTCTTCGTAGGTGGCAATTGGTTTGTTGACCTCAATGGCAATGGCCGCTGGGACAAAGGAGATCTTTGGATCAAGCTCGGAACTGAACTGGACAAACCCGTGGTCGGCGACTGGGATGGAGATGGCAAAGACGACATTGCTATCTTCGGTCGTAGTTGGCAGCGAGACCAACAAAGAATCAAGCGAGATCCAGGGCTTCCCGATCCCGAAAACACGCGGCGGCGTCAATTGTCGGCTGAAGATCTAATGCGACATGTGGAAGATCGTGGTGAAGATCGCGAGCGATTCCTGCGTCGTGGAAACCAGGGATCATTGCGTGCTGACGCAGTGGACCATGTGTTTCAATTCGGCGAACTCGTTGATACACCCTTAGCTGGTGATTGGAATGGCGACGGGATTGACCAGATCGCAGTGTTCCGTGGCGGTCATTGGCTGCTAGACACCGATGGCGATGGTCGTTGGACGCAGCAAGATGCACGAGCCGAGTTTGGACGACCGGGAGATGAGCCGATCGTTGGCGATTTCAATGGCGATGGAATCGACGAGATCGGAGTCGTTCGCGGTGAGATGTGGATTATCGATACAGACGGCGACCGCAAGATCACCGGTAACGACACTCACATACGCATACCACGAACGAGAGAAAACAGCCAACCTGTCGTTGGCGATTGGGACGGCGATGGGAAAGATGAATTGGGCTACTACGACGACGCCGCATGA
- a CDS encoding NAD(P)/FAD-dependent oxidoreductase yields the protein MNSNLHVVILGGGFAGLQAAKSLRRADVDITLIDRRNFHLFQPLLYQVATGELSPANISAPLRALLRKQQNARVLLGEVQDIDLERQVVRLTDRELAYDFLVVALGSVHHYFGHDDWEKIAPGLKTIENATEIRRQLLGAFEAAERSLDPEEIRDLLTFAIVGAGPTGCELAGTIAEIARHTLKNDFRNINPADARIVLIEPSEYPLDVYSQPLPSKAAKALQRLGVELVTCTRVTDIHQTHVELLTVGNEQPWRINTRTVLWAAGVKASPIASSLLRQTGMASARGGRIPVQSDTSLKSHPNVFVVGDLASFNHDEKGDLPGLAPVATQMGAHAAKCIVADLNDKSRTGFRYRDRGSMAVIGRYSAVGVIGGWKFHGFVAWFLWLAVHLMYITMFRNRILVLVQWGWTFLTHDRSARLILDGPTTSIPQLAEATGWDNDSAMPHVESTAQETES from the coding sequence ATGAATTCCAATCTACATGTCGTGATCCTGGGCGGCGGTTTCGCTGGCTTGCAAGCCGCCAAGTCTCTTCGCCGCGCCGATGTTGACATCACTCTTATCGACCGACGCAACTTCCATCTGTTCCAACCCTTGCTCTATCAAGTGGCAACAGGCGAACTCTCGCCGGCGAACATTTCTGCACCTTTGCGTGCGTTGCTTCGGAAGCAGCAGAATGCTCGCGTACTGCTGGGCGAAGTGCAGGATATTGACTTGGAAAGACAGGTTGTGCGTTTGACGGATCGAGAGCTTGCGTATGATTTTCTCGTCGTAGCATTGGGATCGGTGCATCATTACTTTGGGCACGACGATTGGGAGAAGATCGCACCGGGGCTAAAAACGATCGAAAATGCGACCGAAATTCGCCGCCAACTGCTGGGAGCGTTCGAGGCTGCGGAACGAAGTCTCGATCCTGAGGAGATACGGGATTTGTTGACGTTTGCTATCGTTGGTGCTGGACCAACGGGTTGCGAACTGGCAGGAACGATTGCTGAGATTGCTCGCCATACTTTGAAGAACGATTTTCGCAACATCAACCCTGCGGACGCCCGTATCGTATTGATCGAACCAAGCGAGTATCCGCTGGACGTTTATTCGCAGCCGCTGCCATCAAAAGCTGCAAAAGCACTGCAAAGACTCGGGGTCGAGCTGGTCACTTGCACGCGGGTCACCGACATCCATCAAACCCATGTTGAACTGCTAACGGTTGGGAACGAGCAACCATGGCGGATCAATACGCGAACGGTTTTGTGGGCCGCAGGCGTGAAGGCGTCTCCGATTGCATCAAGTTTGCTGAGACAAACAGGGATGGCTTCTGCTCGCGGTGGTCGCATTCCGGTTCAGAGCGATACGTCACTCAAATCGCACCCGAACGTCTTTGTTGTTGGTGACTTGGCTTCGTTCAATCATGACGAGAAAGGCGACTTGCCTGGCCTCGCTCCTGTTGCGACTCAGATGGGAGCTCACGCAGCAAAATGCATCGTTGCAGACCTAAACGACAAGTCTCGGACGGGTTTTCGATATCGCGATCGAGGCAGCATGGCTGTTATTGGACGCTACAGTGCTGTTGGAGTGATCGGTGGTTGGAAGTTCCACGGCTTCGTTGCCTGGTTCCTCTGGCTGGCCGTACATTTGATGTACATCACGATGTTTCGCAATCGCATTTTGGTGTTGGTTCAGTGGGGCTGGACGTTTTTGACGCACGACCGATCGGCGCGATTGATCCTCGATGGGCCGACCACCAGTATTCCGCAACTCGCCGAGGCTACTGGCTGGGACAACGATTCCGCGATGCCGCATGTTGAATCGACTGCTCAGGAGACTGAATCGTAA
- a CDS encoding carbon storage regulator — MLCLSRKSGESIVLPNQDITITIQKISGNRVCISFDAPREVAIRRSELLPHCAQATESVDTDELYRMMGTE, encoded by the coding sequence ATGTTGTGTCTATCCCGCAAGTCTGGTGAATCGATCGTTCTGCCAAATCAAGATATCACGATCACGATCCAGAAAATTTCTGGCAATCGAGTCTGTATCAGCTTCGATGCTCCCCGCGAAGTGGCGATTCGGCGATCTGAACTTCTGCCGCATTGTGCCCAAGCGACCGAAAGCGTTGACACGGATGAACTTTACAGAATGATGGGTACAGAATGA